In Paenibacillus sp. FSL M7-0420, a single genomic region encodes these proteins:
- the rimM gene encoding ribosome maturation factor RimM (Essential for efficient processing of 16S rRNA) yields MTEELTVGRLVNTHGIRGEIKILSHTDFPEVRFAAGNKLLLIPADGSPKFEVTIESAREHKGMYIAKLKGYTNINEVEKYKGSMLKVPSDNLVELPENEYYFHQIVGCEVYTDEDASQPLGTITEILQPGANDVWVVKPKKGQDILIPVINDVVLDVNIAAKKITVHLMEGLLP; encoded by the coding sequence ATGACAGAAGAGTTAACCGTAGGCAGGCTGGTGAATACGCACGGCATTCGCGGGGAGATCAAAATCCTGTCGCATACCGATTTCCCGGAAGTGCGGTTCGCGGCCGGTAACAAGCTGCTGCTGATTCCCGCAGACGGAAGCCCGAAATTCGAGGTGACGATCGAATCGGCGAGAGAGCATAAAGGGATGTATATCGCCAAGCTTAAGGGGTATACGAACATTAATGAGGTTGAGAAATACAAAGGCAGCATGCTCAAGGTGCCTAGTGATAATCTGGTTGAGCTGCCGGAGAACGAGTATTACTTCCACCAGATCGTAGGCTGCGAGGTCTATACGGATGAAGATGCCAGCCAGCCGCTGGGAACGATTACGGAGATTCTGCAGCCCGGGGCCAATGATGTCTGGGTAGTGAAGCCTAAGAAGGGCCAGGATATTCTGATTCCGGTTATTAACGATGTAGTGCTGGACGTCAATATTGCAGCCAAAAAAATCACCGTGCACCTCATGGAAGGGCTGCTTCCATGA
- the trhA gene encoding PAQR family membrane homeostasis protein TrhA, with protein sequence MANTHTYSRKEEVANAVTHGIGALLSIAALVLLVVYAVQNGTAWHVVSFSIYGATMLILYFNSTMVHSFRDGKAKDFFEFLDHSSIYLFIAGTYTPFMLVAIRGPLGWTLFGIAWGVAVFGVFFKAFFVKKFLFMSTVFYIAMGWMIVIAWSPLSQAVASGGMTLLMIGGLLYTLGTVFYVWRGFPYHHAIWHLFVLAGTVLHFFVVLLYILPIH encoded by the coding sequence ATGGCAAATACTCACACTTACAGCCGCAAGGAAGAAGTAGCAAATGCGGTTACACACGGGATCGGCGCTCTATTAAGTATTGCTGCGCTGGTTCTGCTGGTCGTATATGCTGTTCAGAACGGCACAGCCTGGCATGTAGTCAGTTTCTCCATTTACGGCGCTACTATGCTGATCCTGTATTTTAATTCAACGATGGTGCATAGTTTCAGAGACGGCAAAGCGAAGGACTTCTTTGAATTCCTTGACCACTCTTCGATTTACTTATTCATTGCCGGAACGTACACCCCGTTTATGCTGGTGGCGATCCGCGGACCGCTGGGCTGGACGTTGTTCGGCATCGCTTGGGGAGTGGCGGTATTCGGTGTTTTCTTCAAGGCTTTTTTCGTCAAAAAATTCCTGTTCATGTCCACCGTTTTCTACATTGCGATGGGCTGGATGATCGTAATCGCCTGGAGCCCTCTGTCACAGGCCGTCGCCAGCGGCGGGATGACTCTGCTGATGATTGGCGGACTGCTGTACACTCTGGGCACCGTGTTTTATGTATGGCGCGGCTTCCCGTACCATCATGCGATCTGGCATTTATTCGTGCTTGCGGGAACCGTTCTGCACTTCTTCGTTGTATTGTTATACATTCTCCCTATTCATTAA
- a CDS encoding KH domain-containing protein gives MEELVGVIAKALVDHPEDVAVRTVEKDHLIVYELSVHPDDVGKVIGKQGRIAKALRTVVTSAAVKSDKRVTVDILS, from the coding sequence ATGGAAGAATTAGTTGGTGTTATTGCTAAGGCTTTAGTGGATCATCCGGAGGATGTGGCCGTACGGACCGTGGAGAAGGATCACCTGATTGTCTATGAGCTCTCCGTGCATCCTGATGATGTCGGTAAGGTCATCGGCAAGCAGGGGCGGATCGCCAAAGCGCTTCGTACCGTAGTCACATCTGCAGCAGTCAAAAGTGATAAACGCGTTACCGTGGATATTTTATCTTAA
- a CDS encoding ribonuclease HII → MLGYEKEGWGQSFRHIAGVDEVGRGCLFGDVVAAAVILPAGLIIEGVDDSKKLTAKKRDALYETIMEQALAVSLGHVEAAVIDEINIKQASRLAMRLAVEGLSQQPDYMLIDAEKVDLPLPQRAIIKGDANSQSIAAASIVAKVTRDRLCEGLWEELYPDYGIKVHKGYATKLHREQIKALGVTPMHRRSFIGNILAEQEQLSLF, encoded by the coding sequence ATGCTTGGCTATGAAAAAGAAGGCTGGGGACAATCCTTCCGTCACATCGCAGGTGTGGATGAAGTGGGGCGGGGCTGTTTGTTCGGAGATGTGGTGGCCGCAGCGGTGATTTTGCCGGCGGGGCTGATTATTGAGGGTGTGGATGACTCGAAGAAGCTGACGGCCAAAAAGCGGGATGCTCTGTATGAGACCATTATGGAGCAGGCGCTGGCGGTAAGCTTAGGGCATGTGGAGGCGGCGGTAATCGATGAAATTAACATTAAGCAGGCTTCGCGTCTGGCGATGCGCCTGGCGGTAGAAGGATTAAGCCAGCAGCCGGACTATATGCTGATTGATGCGGAGAAGGTGGACCTGCCCTTGCCGCAGCGTGCCATCATTAAAGGGGATGCCAACAGCCAGTCGATTGCTGCCGCATCCATTGTAGCCAAGGTGACACGTGACCGGCTCTGTGAGGGCTTGTGGGAGGAATTATACCCGGATTACGGGATCAAAGTACATAAAGGATACGCGACAAAGCTGCACCGTGAACAGATCAAGGCACTGGGTGTAACTCCGATGCACCGGCGCAGCTTCATCGGCAATATTCTTGCCGAGCAGGAACAGTTGTCTTTATTCTAA
- a CDS encoding putative DNA-binding protein produces MSQENRLEKTNRINLLFAFYERLLTDKQQTFLKYYFHDDFSLGEIAAEFEISRQAVYEHIKRAEQVLENYEEKLGLLSKHEDRNKYLEELRRFPDSGMLPEQYKQQFMEIMDRLQRLE; encoded by the coding sequence ATGAGTCAGGAGAATAGGCTCGAGAAAACCAACCGGATCAACCTGTTATTTGCTTTCTATGAACGGCTGCTTACTGACAAGCAACAGACGTTTCTCAAATATTATTTCCATGATGATTTCTCCCTGGGGGAGATCGCAGCGGAATTTGAAATTAGCCGCCAGGCTGTGTACGAGCATATCAAGCGGGCGGAGCAAGTCCTTGAGAATTATGAAGAGAAGCTTGGACTCCTGTCCAAGCATGAAGACCGAAATAAGTACTTAGAAGAACTGCGCAGATTCCCGGACAGTGGAATGCTGCCGGAGCAATATAAGCAGCAATTCATGGAAATTATGGACCGGCTGCAGAGGTTAGAGTAG
- a CDS encoding DNA ligase: protein MNIGSLVRGLLGDSKAGEAKSVELKEGQVVRGVVLSVSDSGKEAVVQIQGTPVRAELETPLAAGQTLNLQVGAPGEGGLPVLKPVSLGEAAMVSPQSMGEALESLGLANSKAGREIVQAMQAGGLAFTKETAAKLDAVMNAKPPGVPASEWLEAAVISVKRGLPVTAETVKGLQQAVFGPKLHDLLAKLETALNVWVQQGADGDGSGQGAGNSRPAGGLLTGGANAGLAVNTPAAGALPGGAAGVNTQAGVTGNGGTSQAAGSANGQAALVPAGDAEPAGSGNAAGVRDGAGNTAGSGAVAGTRGEGAGNAAGTREGAGNAAGVREGAGAVAGTRGEGAGNAAGAREGAGAVAGTRGEGAGIAAGAREGAGNTAGAREGAGAVAGTRGEGAGNAVGARDGAGSVAGAREGAGNAAGVRESAGNAAGAREGAGIAAGVRESTGNAAGTREGAGIAAGVREGAGVAAQAQSAAGPALLAKLQGVLSELRGTLPQLAEAPPASGAAGGSAAPAAAPPQGEPAATQGTDPWVGRILKLLGAEHEQQILRGGGAHTAAAQAASGGAEDAAGTLKGVLLQVLGSSETPPAVKEAAGQLVQQLTGQQLLLNTDRTAPFAQVTMFLPLHGPDGRETASVQIQSRRGSKGELDAANCRLWFDLDMKQLGQTMVDVQVVDRIVSLKLHNDEPWVLELLEGRREEMKTAVEGIGYQLSSMRTEALPERSVAAAAVKPSDYAPQEYKGVDYRI from the coding sequence ATGAACATCGGATCACTGGTTCGCGGTTTGCTTGGCGACAGCAAGGCGGGGGAGGCCAAATCTGTAGAGCTTAAGGAAGGTCAGGTTGTTCGCGGCGTTGTGCTAAGCGTATCCGATTCCGGAAAAGAAGCTGTGGTGCAGATTCAGGGAACGCCGGTACGGGCTGAACTGGAAACACCGCTGGCAGCCGGTCAGACGTTGAACCTGCAGGTGGGTGCACCAGGAGAAGGCGGCTTGCCGGTGCTTAAGCCGGTCTCTCTGGGGGAGGCGGCTATGGTCTCGCCGCAGAGTATGGGCGAAGCGCTGGAGTCGCTTGGACTTGCCAATTCCAAGGCGGGACGGGAGATTGTTCAAGCGATGCAAGCCGGAGGGCTGGCCTTCACCAAGGAGACTGCAGCGAAGCTGGATGCAGTCATGAATGCCAAGCCTCCAGGTGTCCCTGCTTCAGAGTGGCTGGAGGCGGCTGTAATCTCAGTGAAGCGCGGCTTGCCTGTAACGGCTGAGACGGTGAAAGGGCTACAGCAGGCTGTATTCGGACCGAAGCTGCATGATCTGCTGGCGAAGCTGGAGACTGCGCTGAACGTTTGGGTGCAGCAAGGAGCGGACGGCGACGGATCAGGTCAAGGAGCGGGGAATAGCAGACCTGCGGGAGGGCTGCTGACAGGCGGAGCGAATGCCGGTCTGGCTGTTAATACTCCAGCAGCCGGTGCTCTTCCGGGAGGAGCTGCCGGGGTGAATACTCAGGCAGGAGTAACCGGTAATGGGGGTACTTCGCAGGCTGCTGGCAGTGCCAATGGACAAGCTGCATTAGTACCGGCGGGAGATGCGGAGCCGGCAGGAAGCGGGAATGCGGCGGGAGTGCGAGATGGCGCAGGGAATACGGCTGGATCGGGTGCTGTAGCGGGAACGCGTGGTGAAGGAGCGGGGAACGCGGCAGGAACGCGCGAAGGTGCGGGTAACGCAGCTGGAGTGCGAGAAGGTGCGGGTGCTGTAGCGGGAACGCGTGGTGAAGGAGCGGGGAACGCGGCAGGGGCGCGTGAAGGAGCGGGTGCTGTAGCGGGAACGCGTGGTGAAGGAGCGGGAATTGCAGCTGGAGCACGCGAAGGAGCGGGGAACACAGCTGGAGCGCGCGAAGGTGCGGGTGCTGTAGCGGGAACGCGTGGTGAAGGAGCGGGGAACGCGGTTGGAGCGCGTGACGGCGCGGGAAGCGTGGCTGGAGCGCGTGAGGGTGCGGGGAACGCAGCTGGAGTGCGAGAAAGCGCAGGAAACGCGGCAGGGGCGCGCGAAGGTGCGGGAATCGCAGCTGGAGTGCGAGAAAGCACAGGGAACGCGGCAGGAACGCGTGAAGGTGCGGGAATCGCAGCTGGGGTGCGTGAGGGCGCTGGTGTTGCCGCGCAGGCGCAGAGCGCTGCGGGGCCTGCCCTGCTCGCGAAGCTGCAGGGCGTGCTCTCCGAGCTGCGCGGCACTCTGCCGCAGCTCGCCGAAGCGCCGCCCGCCTCCGGCGCGGCGGGCGGCAGTGCAGCCCCTGCGGCTGCGCCGCCGCAGGGGGAACCCGCTGCCACCCAGGGGACAGACCCCTGGGTGGGGCGGATCTTGAAGCTGCTCGGTGCGGAGCACGAGCAGCAGATCCTGCGCGGCGGCGGGGCGCACACCGCCGCCGCGCAGGCAGCGTCCGGCGGCGCAGAAGATGCCGCCGGTACGCTCAAGGGCGTGCTGCTGCAGGTACTGGGCAGCAGCGAGACCCCGCCCGCGGTGAAGGAAGCCGCGGGCCAGCTGGTGCAGCAGCTGACAGGCCAGCAGCTGCTGCTGAATACAGACCGCACCGCGCCGTTCGCGCAGGTGACGATGTTCCTGCCGCTGCATGGTCCGGATGGACGGGAGACGGCCTCCGTCCAGATCCAGTCGCGGCGCGGCAGCAAAGGGGAACTCGACGCGGCGAATTGCCGCTTGTGGTTCGATTTGGACATGAAGCAGCTCGGCCAGACGATGGTCGATGTACAGGTGGTCGACCGCATCGTCAGCCTGAAGCTGCATAACGATGAACCATGGGTACTGGAGCTGCTGGAGGGCCGCCGCGAGGAGATGAAAACGGCGGTAGAAGGCATAGGTTATCAGCTGTCCAGCATGCGTACGGAGGCATTGCCGGAACGGAGTGTGGCCGCTGCTGCGGTGAAGCCGTCCGATTATGCTCCTCAGGAGTACAAAGGAGTGGATTACCGCATATGA
- a CDS encoding EscU/YscU/HrcU family type III secretion system export apparatus switch protein, whose protein sequence is MSESEQKVPQNLKKAVALKYIPGQSEAPVVVAKGQGSVADIILQKAKENGVAVQEDAALVEVLSKLDLDQQIPPQLYQLVAEILSYVYQSDRTAGERRQK, encoded by the coding sequence ATGAGTGAGTCTGAGCAGAAGGTTCCGCAGAACCTCAAGAAGGCAGTGGCGCTCAAATATATTCCGGGCCAGAGCGAAGCGCCGGTGGTTGTCGCTAAGGGGCAGGGCTCGGTTGCAGACATCATCCTGCAAAAGGCAAAGGAAAACGGAGTAGCGGTGCAGGAGGATGCGGCGTTGGTAGAGGTGCTGTCGAAGCTGGATCTCGACCAGCAGATTCCGCCTCAGCTCTATCAGCTGGTGGCTGAAATTCTCAGCTATGTATACCAGAGTGACCGGACAGCTGGTGAACGGAGACAGAAGTGA
- the rpsP gene encoding 30S ribosomal protein S16, whose translation MAVRIRLKRMGAHKAPFYRVVVSDSRSPRDGRFIEEIGYYNPIEVPAVVKIDEEKALKWLQTGAQASDTVRNLLSKAGVMKKFHESKLQK comes from the coding sequence GTGGCAGTACGTATTCGTTTGAAAAGAATGGGAGCACATAAAGCGCCTTTCTACCGTGTAGTGGTTTCCGATTCCCGGTCTCCTCGTGACGGCCGTTTTATCGAGGAAATCGGTTATTATAATCCGATCGAAGTACCGGCAGTCGTTAAGATTGACGAAGAGAAGGCTCTTAAATGGCTTCAGACAGGTGCACAAGCATCTGATACCGTCCGCAACCTGCTTTCCAAAGCTGGCGTGATGAAGAAGTTCCATGAGTCAAAGCTTCAGAAATAA
- the rplS gene encoding 50S ribosomal protein L19 — protein sequence MNILQAITQEQLRTDIPSFRPGDTLKVHVKVIEGTRERIQLFEGVVIKRRGGGIGETFTVRKISYGVGVERTFPVNSPKLEKIEVARRGKVRRAKLYYLRDLRGKAARIKEIRR from the coding sequence ATGAATATCCTACAAGCAATTACACAAGAGCAACTTCGTACAGATATCCCGAGTTTTCGCCCGGGTGACACTTTGAAGGTGCATGTAAAAGTTATCGAAGGAACTCGTGAGCGTATCCAGCTGTTCGAAGGCGTTGTAATCAAACGTCGCGGCGGCGGTATCGGTGAGACTTTTACGGTTCGTAAAATCTCTTATGGTGTTGGTGTGGAAAGAACATTCCCAGTCAACTCCCCTAAACTCGAGAAAATCGAAGTGGCTCGCCGTGGTAAAGTGCGTCGTGCGAAGCTGTACTATCTTCGTGACCTGCGCGGTAAAGCTGCAAGAATTAAAGAAATTCGTCGCTAG
- the lepB gene encoding signal peptidase I yields MQQDLQQGQGEVIDSNGQSPRKPKNEVLEWIKAIAIALVLVILIRWLLFKPFIVDGPSMKPNFHTGERVIVNEILYDIRKPERGEVIVFHVPSEGRDFIKRVIGVAGDTVTVEGDVVTVNGEPVNETYIQSAIDDAHTNNILYNNKNFPNEQFTDNKVPEGHVFVMGDNRSDSTDSRMIGYVPLGDIVGRADLIFWPVKNISLINH; encoded by the coding sequence ATGCAGCAGGATTTGCAGCAAGGGCAAGGCGAAGTGATTGATTCTAACGGCCAGAGCCCACGGAAGCCAAAGAATGAAGTCCTGGAATGGATTAAAGCGATAGCGATTGCATTGGTTCTGGTTATTCTAATACGCTGGCTTTTGTTCAAACCGTTTATCGTAGACGGCCCTTCCATGAAGCCTAACTTCCATACAGGCGAACGGGTGATTGTCAATGAAATTCTCTACGATATCCGCAAGCCGGAGCGCGGGGAAGTCATTGTGTTCCATGTGCCCTCTGAGGGCCGGGATTTCATTAAACGTGTCATTGGTGTGGCAGGCGACACAGTCACAGTTGAAGGGGATGTCGTTACAGTTAACGGAGAGCCTGTGAACGAGACGTATATCCAGAGCGCGATTGATGATGCGCATACTAACAACATTTTGTACAACAATAAGAACTTCCCGAATGAGCAGTTTACGGACAATAAGGTGCCGGAAGGCCATGTGTTCGTAATGGGGGATAACCGCTCTGACAGTACGGACAGCCGGATGATCGGTTATGTGCCGCTGGGGGATATTGTCGGCCGTGCAGACCTTATTTTCTGGCCGGTGAAGAATATCTCATTAATAAATCATTAA
- a CDS encoding YraN family protein translates to MSHNGDGRTYTRQEKGAAAEQAARMYLTSRGYLIRDYNWRCRSGELDIIAEYEGALVFIEVRSRSGSAVQGTAEESVDARKIRQVRETARVYLHMQGLQPAAIAFDVIAVQLQPDLSIASLRHLREAF, encoded by the coding sequence GTGAGCCATAACGGAGACGGCAGAACCTACACCCGTCAGGAGAAAGGCGCTGCTGCCGAGCAGGCGGCCCGAATGTATCTGACTTCGCGGGGCTACCTCATCCGGGATTATAACTGGCGCTGCCGCAGCGGAGAGCTGGATATTATCGCGGAGTATGAAGGCGCTCTGGTCTTCATTGAGGTGCGCAGCCGGAGCGGCTCAGCCGTGCAGGGCACTGCGGAGGAATCGGTTGATGCACGCAAAATCCGTCAGGTGAGAGAGACAGCCCGGGTCTACCTGCACATGCAGGGACTGCAGCCGGCTGCAATTGCCTTCGATGTGATCGCTGTACAGCTTCAGCCGGATTTAAGCATCGCCTCCCTGCGCCATCTCCGGGAAGCCTTTTAG
- the trmD gene encoding tRNA (guanosine(37)-N1)-methyltransferase TrmD: MRIDVLTLFPDMCEGVFGTSILGKAREKGIASLNTVNFRDFSGNKHNSVDDTPYGGGGGMVLKPDPIFAAVEHVLAQSNAGGEQGDTDTENTEAVKPRIILMCPQGRTYNQQIAEELAQEQHLIFICGHYEGYDERIREHLVTDELSIGDYVLTGGELPALTVIDSVVRLQPGALGNETSAISDSFSTGLLEYPHYTRPAEFRGWKVPDMLLSGHHANIEVWRREQALQRTLERRPDLLETAELTMKDKQTLKRLQEQTSLKKNEL, translated from the coding sequence ATCCGCATCGATGTGCTGACGCTGTTCCCGGATATGTGTGAGGGCGTGTTCGGCACCAGCATTCTCGGTAAGGCCCGTGAGAAAGGCATTGCTTCACTGAATACAGTGAACTTCCGCGACTTCTCGGGCAACAAGCATAACAGCGTGGACGATACGCCTTACGGGGGAGGGGGAGGCATGGTGCTGAAGCCTGACCCGATCTTCGCAGCGGTGGAGCATGTGCTGGCTCAGAGTAACGCTGGCGGTGAGCAAGGGGACACAGACACTGAGAACACAGAGGCGGTGAAGCCGCGTATTATTCTGATGTGCCCCCAGGGCCGGACGTATAACCAGCAGATCGCCGAAGAGCTGGCGCAGGAGCAGCATCTGATCTTCATCTGCGGTCATTATGAGGGCTATGACGAGCGAATCCGTGAGCATCTGGTGACGGACGAGCTGTCGATTGGCGACTATGTACTGACCGGCGGTGAGCTGCCCGCTCTGACAGTAATAGATTCGGTAGTGCGTCTGCAGCCGGGGGCACTGGGCAATGAGACCTCTGCCATCTCCGACTCCTTCAGCACCGGGCTGCTGGAGTACCCGCATTATACCCGCCCGGCAGAGTTCCGGGGCTGGAAGGTGCCGGACATGCTGCTCAGCGGACATCATGCCAATATCGAGGTGTGGCGGCGTGAGCAGGCGCTGCAGCGTACCCTCGAACGCAGACCGGATCTGCTGGAGACAGCGGAGCTGACAATGAAGGACAAGCAGACGCTGAAGCGGCTGCAGGAGCAGACAAGCCTTAAGAAGAATGAACTGTAA
- the ylqF gene encoding ribosome biogenesis GTPase YlqF, with translation MAIQWFPGHMTRARRQIEDKLKLIDVAIELLDSRLPISSRNPMIDDILRDKPRLIILNKADLADPEATRKWLAYFKQQGHVAYPVDASTGTGIKEIPEQVKLLLKDKIDRQIAKGMNPRAMRALIVGIPNVGKSTLINRMAGKNIAITGDRPGVTKGQQWIKTGGSLELLDTPGILWPKFEDQTVGYKLAVTGAIKEEILNIEDIAYYAVKYLVKDYGSRFQERFDINKLPEDLENPDEIVAVMEAVGRKRGCLMSGGRVDLEKASRALLHELRAGKLGRFTLETPE, from the coding sequence TTGGCCATTCAATGGTTTCCTGGTCATATGACGAGGGCTAGACGGCAAATCGAGGATAAGCTGAAGCTGATTGATGTTGCAATAGAACTGCTTGATTCCCGTCTGCCGATCTCGAGCCGTAATCCGATGATTGACGATATTTTGCGGGACAAGCCAAGGCTGATTATTCTAAACAAAGCAGATCTGGCCGATCCGGAAGCTACACGCAAGTGGCTGGCTTATTTCAAGCAGCAGGGTCATGTTGCCTATCCGGTAGATGCTTCTACTGGCACCGGGATAAAAGAGATTCCCGAGCAGGTGAAGCTGCTGCTGAAGGACAAGATCGACCGGCAAATTGCCAAGGGCATGAATCCGCGTGCGATGCGGGCACTGATTGTGGGCATTCCCAACGTAGGCAAATCGACTCTCATTAACCGGATGGCTGGAAAAAATATTGCGATTACCGGTGACCGTCCGGGGGTTACCAAGGGCCAGCAATGGATTAAGACTGGCGGTAGTCTGGAACTGCTGGATACGCCGGGGATTCTCTGGCCGAAGTTCGAGGACCAGACGGTAGGCTATAAGCTGGCAGTAACCGGGGCTATTAAGGAAGAAATCCTGAATATTGAGGATATCGCTTATTATGCGGTGAAGTATCTGGTGAAGGATTACGGAAGCCGGTTCCAGGAACGCTTCGATATCAATAAGCTGCCGGAGGACTTAGAGAACCCGGACGAAATCGTGGCCGTTATGGAAGCAGTCGGGCGTAAGCGCGGTTGTCTGATGAGCGGCGGCCGGGTGGATCTGGAGAAGGCTTCACGCGCGCTGCTGCATGAGCTTCGTGCAGGGAAGCTTGGACGTTTCACGCTGGAGACACCTGAATAG
- the ffh gene encoding signal recognition particle protein, whose product MAFEGLTGRLQNVFSKLRGKGKVSEDDVNEAMREVRLALLEADVNFKVVKDFVSKVKEKSVGTEVMDSFTPGMVIIDIVNKELTELMGGSQAKLAKSNKPPTVIMMTGLQGAGKTTTSGKLAKLLQKGNHRPLLVAADIYRPAAIKQLQVLGEQIKVPVFSLGDQTSPVEIARQGVQHAKDNNLDYVIIDTAGRLHIDEELMEELKQIHNVVTPDEVLLVVDAMTGQDAVNVADSFNKQLELTGVVLTKLDGDTRGGAALSVKAVTGCPIKFAALGEKIDALEPFHPERMASRILGMGDMLSLIEKAQANIDTEKAKEMERKMRNAEFTFDDFLEQMDQVKKLGPIDQILDMLPGMNKAKGMKDLKVDDKQMGRVEAIVHSMTKAEKAQPEIINHNRRKRIAAGSGTNVAEVNRLIKQFDEMRKMMKQFSGMMGGGGGKGGKKNAMKQLKGLAGKGGMKFPFR is encoded by the coding sequence ATGGCATTTGAAGGATTAACCGGAAGATTGCAGAATGTGTTCAGCAAACTGCGCGGCAAAGGAAAAGTATCCGAAGATGACGTAAACGAAGCGATGCGTGAAGTGCGGCTGGCCCTTCTGGAAGCCGATGTTAACTTCAAGGTCGTCAAGGACTTCGTGTCCAAGGTGAAAGAGAAGTCTGTTGGCACGGAAGTGATGGACAGCTTCACGCCAGGCATGGTCATCATCGATATTGTTAACAAGGAACTGACGGAGCTGATGGGCGGAAGCCAGGCGAAGCTGGCTAAGTCGAACAAGCCGCCGACGGTCATCATGATGACGGGTCTGCAGGGCGCGGGGAAGACGACCACTTCCGGTAAGCTGGCGAAGCTGCTGCAGAAGGGCAACCACCGCCCGCTGCTCGTAGCCGCCGACATCTACCGTCCGGCTGCGATCAAGCAATTGCAGGTGCTCGGAGAACAGATTAAGGTTCCTGTCTTCTCGCTGGGTGATCAGACGAGTCCGGTAGAGATTGCCAGACAAGGTGTTCAGCATGCGAAGGATAATAACCTGGATTATGTCATCATCGATACCGCAGGCCGCCTGCATATTGATGAAGAGCTGATGGAAGAGCTGAAGCAGATCCATAACGTAGTAACTCCGGATGAAGTACTGCTGGTTGTCGATGCGATGACCGGTCAGGATGCCGTGAATGTGGCGGACAGCTTCAACAAGCAGCTGGAGCTTACCGGCGTAGTGCTTACGAAGCTTGACGGCGACACCCGTGGTGGTGCTGCATTATCCGTCAAGGCGGTCACCGGCTGTCCGATCAAATTCGCCGCTCTCGGCGAGAAGATCGATGCGCTGGAGCCGTTCCATCCTGAGCGGATGGCTTCGCGGATACTTGGCATGGGCGACATGCTATCGCTGATCGAGAAGGCTCAGGCCAACATCGATACCGAGAAAGCCAAGGAAATGGAACGTAAGATGCGTAACGCAGAGTTCACGTTCGATGATTTCCTGGAGCAGATGGATCAAGTGAAGAAGCTTGGCCCGATCGATCAGATTCTGGATATGCTGCCTGGCATGAATAAGGCCAAGGGCATGAAGGACCTGAAGGTGGACGATAAGCAGATGGGCCGCGTTGAAGCCATTGTTCATTCCATGACCAAGGCCGAGAAAGCTCAGCCTGAGATCATCAACCACAACCGCCGCAAGCGTATTGCAGCAGGCAGCGGTACCAACGTCGCTGAGGTGAACCGGCTCATCAAGCAATTCGATGAAATGCGCAAGATGATGAAGCAGTTCTCCGGCATGATGGGCGGCGGAGGCGGTAAGGGCGGCAAGAAGAACGCCATGAAGCAGCTCAAGGGCCTCGCCGGTAAAGGCGGAATGAAGTTCCCGTTCCGTTGA